A stretch of Mya arenaria isolate MELC-2E11 chromosome 14, ASM2691426v1 DNA encodes these proteins:
- the LOC128215817 gene encoding uncharacterized protein LOC128215817 gives MKIFLIQGVLAERYNTCYTELRNRINSRSKKGQVCSYSNHLASRPVGYSMRESLKLILQHAVTNTTSHADAGAPAVFVGGRRRNRKKRKPRNGQGKKKSKVTADYKTDPQFVVTSFMPDFEYIKDVAPKRKYPLVTCVDLEDPVFVYDVTSGRKHGDKESDKDSLYNSSENLSAVKARLDSGCEVDMPSDNDSIDNPIVDRIKKGELSRTHSRDSGMFDDVIDDTSYDVTTANGQVNDNDHDDIIDDDASDDVSTDDVAAADESETDEGLISCSDTISQAESVQNVSYVENCNVDDVNDNVTSLEKEERAILDEFEEQFEEIDLNEEKQDIIEIGDGYLPLSEELAQAEVSGLKTDDPVARDAEMVSMETESGVAPSQEGDVARKGEDDIGQLSGPDRFLKLEEEEDDIIFDLSQLELNNCEGELSAIKDLQRQTTAGSFLYPTVLESDGPIQIPMDLLIDDDKEDEVLFDASARRDLNITCNPLYEQTLKEEENDKFSLKSFQSGFQTNFDNVNFIQIPTTSASKPSKESSPLIKNRSSESADEVACCVIL, from the exons ATGAAGATTTTTCTCATTCAAGGCGTTCTCGCCGAAAGGTATAATACTTGTTATACAGAACTGCGGAATAGAATAAATAGTCGCTCTAAAAAAG GTCAAGTATGCAGCTATTCTAATCACCTCGCCTCCAGACCCGTCGGATACAGCATGCGAGAGAGCCTGAAGTTGATTCTTCAACATGCAGTAACGAACACAACGTCACACGCTGACGCCGGCGCTCCGGCCGTCTTCGTGGGAGGAAGGCGGCGGAACCGGAAGAAGCGGAAACCTAGAAATG gcCAGGGAAAAAAGAAGTCGAAGGTCACAGCCGACTATAAGACTGACCCTCAATTCGTGGTAACATCCTTTATGCCCGACTTCGAGTACATCAAAG ATGTTGCCCCAAAGCGAAAGTACCCTCTCGTGACATGTGTAGATCTTGAAGATCCTGTGTTCGTTTATGACGTCACTTCCGGCCGGAAACATGGCGACAAGGAATCGGACAAGGATTCGCTGTACAACAGCAGTGAAAACTTG TCAGCGGTCAAGGCCAGGCTGGACAGTGGTTGTGAAGTGGACATGCCATCAGACAACGACTCCATTGACAACCCGATTG TCGACAGAATAAAGAAAGGTGAGCTATCACGAACGCACAGTCGCGATTCTGGTATGTTCGATGACGTCATTGACGACACTTCCTATGACGTCACCACTGCAAATGGTCAAGTGAATGACAACGACCATGATGACATCATTGACGACGATGCATCTGATGACGTCAGCACAGATGACGTTGCTGCTGCAGATGAATCGGAAACAGACGAAGGGTTAATCTCCTGCTCTGATACG ATCAGTCAAGCAGAAAGCGTCCAAAACGTGTCTTATGTCGAAAATTGCAACGTTGATGATGTCAACGATAATGTGACGTCACTGGAAAAGGAAGAGCGGGCTATTCTTGATGAATTCGAAGAACAGTTTGAGGAAATCGATCTAAATGAAGAGAAACAAGATATTATCG AAATCGGCGATGGATATCTCCCACTCTCTGAAGAGCTTGCCCAAGCAGAAGTTTCCGGCCTCAAAACCGACGACCCTGTTGCTAGGGACGCCGAAATGGTATCCATGGAAACGGAGTCGGGTGTGGCCCCAAGTCAAGAAGGGGATGTGGCTCGGAAAGGTGAAGATGACATTGGACAACTTTCAGGGCCAGATCGATTTCTCAAATTG GAGGAGGAAGAGGACGACATTATTTTTGACCTTTCTCAACTGGAACTCAATAACTGTGAGGGCGAACTTTCGGCCATCAAAGATTTACAAAGGCAAACAACAGCAGGCTCTT TTTTATATCCGACGGTTCTGGAGAGCGATGGACCCATACAGATCCCCATGGACTTGCTGATCGACGACGACAAGGAGGACGAGGTGCTGTTTGATGCCAGCGCCCGTCGGGACTTGAATATCACGTGCAATCCGCTTTACGAACAGACTCTGAAGGAGgaagaaaatgacaaattttcGCTGAAAAGTTTTCAGAGCGGATTCCAGACGAATTTCGACAACGTCAACTTTATTCAG ATCCCGACGACGTCGGCATCAAAACCGTCGAAGGAATCTTCCCCGCTTATAAAGAACCGCTCGTCGGAAAGTGCTGACGAAGTTGCATGTTGCGTTATTCTTTAA
- the LOC128218528 gene encoding uncharacterized protein LOC128218528: MLFVNSDVYAQLRPRNVDRKERHPGARDRNSNKRQRLQDKRKIPPENAPRSRATEPQFHPTYSHDSAVKDFGRLETCSEQNEQQKVTSYYQELSTIEAIRKSIDKTSRAKSAPSAYIPNWMLNLDINLDVSSVDIIPPYDDGVTLKSRASETFSERASLTFVENNSEDNIDNLSDSKKDYLEAVPNENENIHQEKAKSVPIPDNKKREVYADTSVWPKQNKSARPLSNTFRIATPFSAGWTNTEDTGPRRYQGDKKVMSMQQGGIRSTPMQPKSKKYINQMLTFHHMKHHEKKIRLAKPAIDSKMPNTFKYALDRKRLVDQRISDSWSMSSNSPTPMTQRSFHNDKNVTSSDSQNVTTRKNVSNEDTSETKQTKYVVKNR; this comes from the exons ATGCTTTTTGTAAATTCTGACGTATACGCCCAATTGAGGCCGCGAAATGTTGATCGGAAGGAACGTCATCCTGGTGCACGCGATCGGAATTCTAACAAGCGCCAACGTTTGCAAGACAAACGTAAAATACCACCAGAGAATGCTCCGAGGTCACGGGCAACAGAACCTCAGTTTCACCCAACTTACAGTCATGACTCAGCAGTGAAGGATTTCGGTCGACTTGAGACCTGCTCTGAGCAGAACGAACAACAGAAAGTGACGTCATATTATCAGGAACTCTCAACTATTGAGGCTATCCGAAAAAGTATTGATAAAACCTCACGCGCAAAGTCTGCACCATCAGCTTATATTCCAAACTGGATGCTTAATTTAGACATAAATCTTGATGTTTCTTCAGTTGATATAATTCCACCATATGATGACGGTGTAACGTTAAAATCTCGGGCGTCCGAGACATTTTCCGAGCGCGCCTCtttaacatttgttgaaaataattcagAAGACAATATCGACAACTTAAGTGATTCTAAAAAAGATTATCTAGAGGCAGTCCCAAACGAAAACGAAAACATACACCAAGAAAAGGCTAAAAGTGTTCCAATCCCCGATAACAAAAAAAGAGAAGTTTACGCTGACACCTCAGTTTGGCCAAAACAGAACAAGAGTGCTCGCCCCTTATCAAATACGTTCAGAATAGCGACACCATTTTCCGCTGGGTGGACAAACACGGAAGATACAg GTCCGCGTCGTTACCAAGGCGATAAGAAGGTGATGTCTATGCAACAAGGTGGAATCAGGAGTACCC ctaTGCAGCCGAAatctaagaaatatattaacCAGATGTTAACTTTCCACCATATGAAACACCATGAAAAGAAAATAAGGCTGGCAAAAC CCGCCATTGACAGCAAGATGCCGAACACCTTTAAATATGCATTAG ACCGGAAGCGTTTGGTTGAT CAACGGATAAGCGACTCTTGGAGCATGTCAAGCAATTCTCCTACGCCAATGACACAGAGGAGTTTCCATAACGACAAGAACGTGACGTCATCCGATTCGCAAAATGTGACGACacgaaaaaatgtatcaaatgaAGACACAagcgaaacaaaacaaacaaaatacgtTGTAAAGAACAGATAG